One part of the Eleginops maclovinus isolate JMC-PN-2008 ecotype Puerto Natales chromosome 14, JC_Emac_rtc_rv5, whole genome shotgun sequence genome encodes these proteins:
- the LOC134876037 gene encoding sterile alpha motif domain-containing protein 9-like — protein sequence MRLLSFLAMLNAYNPEAYLQMSECQKILGPPDPIHGGPPFEERMEPFSDFINTSPEHKCTIDQVFAKSAVNKLSALGLSRSETMNTFMVSLCGDQIQPHIHQFIKELLTKRELGEKWYREVLKVDFRHTEKDYFYKAVSVLETASDKLRENPTFPQTISRLYYIRGGITDYRKAEEWAIKAIRRAPNNSYVADTLGQVHKNHLLRKAWQFEDILRKAKAAFKAFKDVELKADKVEGREMVDLAGTASISVSFNNRGCFGFMQVAKIAFEKLSKVKSDPSSKHIFIQGKKMEVEAKFSFFEWYLAYSNPDRKSLEPVYFWKDIVLCYEMYTTKKATESITFPGLLDSLNRGLFTSKGRRAFFEEHKKTVSDLEGIRDYLKANCEAHLDDVKASESYILSNIILSNRMHNSPKLTPVQELQAVIHRFLDAEKYCRSPEFYLLVLLLFWSDGEPQAVQEEEDEEDEQQSTEDDWSANKTLEDEGSDDDQEPRGGPVLLSLDRLLDPDLQKYVTLMEEAFKRTKYAKYLRGRYLLPLFFLGKGSGLCKWIHKSKLDAIVEEQVDAELADEQGKRFKKKWKRINEMWITGDAWRLQEIQDILCPIKVELCQPPHIQQDHKMVYVFAGGKKILAKINVEPDDDLALSPVLFYLSFTIQGPLVFRVRYPPTTGQ from the coding sequence ATGCGACTATTGTCTTTTTTGGCGATGTTGAACGCTTACAATCCTGAAGCCTACCTCCAGATGTCTGAGTGTCAGAAGATCCTTGGACCACCTGATCCCATCCATGGAGGCCCGCCCTTTGAAGAACGAATGGAGCCTTTCAGTGACTTCATCAACACTTCGCCTGAACACAAATGTACGATTGACCAAGTGTTCGCGAAGAGTGCTGTCAACAAACTATCTGCCTTAGGTCTTTCCAGGAGTGAGACCATGAACACATTCATGGTTTCACTTTGTGGAGATCAGATTCAGCCACATATACACCAGTTCATTAAAGAATTGCTGACAAAGAGAGAACTGGGAGAAAAATGGTATCGAGAAGTTCTCAAAGTTGATTTTAGACATACAGAGAAAGACTATTTTTACAAAGCTGTGTCTGTCTTGGAAACGGCATCTGATAAACTGAGAGAGAACCCCACCTTCCCCCAAACTATTTCTCGTCTCTATTACATCAGAGGAGGCATCACTGACTATAGAAAAGCTGAAGAGTGGGCAATCAAGGCCATTAGAAGAGCTCCAAACAACTCTTATGTTGCTGACACTCTCGGGCAGGTTCATAAGAACCATCTGTTGAGGAAGGCCTGGCAATTTGAGGACATCTTACGCAAGGCAAAAGCGGCCTTTAAAGCCTTTAAAGATGTTGAGTTGAAAGCTGACAAAGTAGAGGGCCGAGAAATGGTGGACTTAGCAGGTACTGCAAGCATTTCAGTTTCCTTCAACAACAGAGGCTGCTTTGGCTTCATGCAAGTGGCAAAGATAGCCTTTGAGAAACTCAGCAAGGTTAAATCTGATCCCTCATCGAAACACATCTTCATCCAGGGAAAGAAAATGGAAGTTGAAGCCAAGTTCTCCTTCTTCGAATGGTACCTCGCTTACTCTAACCCTGACAGGAAATCCTTGGAGCCAGTTTACTTCTGGAAGGACATTGTTCTTTGTTACGAAAtgtacacaacaaaaaaagcaactgAATCCATCACCTTTCCAGGCCTCCTCGATAGTCTGAATCGCGGCCTTTTCACTTCAAAGGGAAGGCGTGCTTTCTTTGAGGAGCACAAGAAAACAGTGTCTGATTTGGAGGGAATCCGAGATTATTTGAAAGCCAATTGCGAGGCGCATCTTGACGATGTCAAAGCGTCTGAGAGTTACATACTCTCCAACATCATCTTGAGCAACAGGATGCACAACTCTCCAAAGCTCACCCCGGTGCAAGAACTCCAAGCAGTAATACACCGATTCTTAGACGCAGAAAAATATTGCAGAAGCCCTGAGTTTTACCTTTTGgttctgctgttgttttggTCTGACGGAGAACCTCAGGCGGtgcaagaagaggaggatgaagaagacgaACAACAGAGCACAGAGGATGACTGGTCCGCAAACAAAACCTTGGAGGATGAGGGAAGCGATGATGATCAAGAACCCAGAGGAGGGCCTGTACTACTTTCCCTTGACCGCTTGTTGGACCCTGATCTGCAAAAGTATGTCACATTAATGGAGGAAGCTTTCAAGAGAACCAAGTATGCCAAGTACCTTCGAGGTCGGTACCTCTTGCCTCTCTTCTTTCTGGGGAAGGGCTCTGGACTTTGCAAATGGATTCACAAATCCAAATTGGATGCAATTGTCGAAGAACAAGTGGATGCTGAGCTAGCTGATGAACAAGGGAAGAGATTCAAAAAGAAATGGAAGCGGATCAATGAAATGTGGATCACAGGGGATGCGTGGCGTCTCCAAGAAATCCAAGACATCCTGTGCCCAATCAAGGTGGAGCTATGCCAGCCTCCACACATTCAACAGGATCACAAGATGGTGTATGTTTTTGCTGGGGGGAAGAAAATACTAGCTAAAATCAATGTTGAACCTGATGATGATTTAGCACTAAGTCCAGTGCTTTTCTATCTTAGCTTCACCATCCAGGGTCCTCTCGTCTTCAGAGTGAGATATCCTCCAACGACTGGACAGTGA